The Topomyia yanbarensis strain Yona2022 chromosome 3, ASM3024719v1, whole genome shotgun sequence nucleotide sequence CAGAGGAGAGAAGGCAGAAAGTGTCCAAAAAAGGGTACCCAAACTTGTAACATTCAAACGGTAGATCAGCGACATTAATTATAGCCTCGGGCTGCCTTGACATCATGAACTGGGTCGACGGTTTTCGGatcccacatccatccccttgaaccgaGGCTTCGTCGATACTTTCGGGTTAGTCGAGTGTAGCCATCATCCGATGTCCCCGTttctccacgaagtttgccagctgttgagtgtcctctgatgacagatactgaaaaattgattgaagcCAATTGGTCTTTTGTAGATGTCACTTTCTAATGCGCCCAACATTATTAAAGAGTTGGCCTTTTCGTTACCCTagatggagcaatgagaaggtaAGATTACCTTTGTGTGGGTCCCGATTCTTCCCCAGAAAAATACAGGAGTTGCTTTTTGGACTTTATCGCTCAAAGAGCCTCGAAAGAAGTGAGGCTATCCTAAATGATGAAGTAATAATCTGTGGGCAAAGTGTCGATGACCCTaaaggtatactgaatagctgcaagttctgcgacgtaaactgaaccaGCATCATTGAGCTTAAATGAAGCGGTGACATTATCATTGAAGaaaccgaagccagtggacctaCCGCGATTTGATCCGTcaatgtagaacattttgtcacagtcaaCCTCTCGGAATTTATCATAAAATATAGAGGGGATCATTTGCGCGCGTATATGATGTAAGGTACACCGGGGCAAGTTGGAACGGGTTTTTCAATGTTGAAAcaaatacatatttgtatttggttgaaATTTGAACTTCTCTAATGAAATCATAACATAAAcaatagactggttcaatttttgccttttagctccaccaggctgtactgattccttttatggcccttaataattgtgcaaattttggtaccgatcggttgcgtctacggaccctccaaaaatttcaaagtttatatggaaattaatatgtaaaatcggttaaaattgaaaataaattcttaaaaaatcacctcatcaatcaaataataagaacattatatattgctaaaggtattcttcaactgaacacattcgtggaacattgtaagtttgtgaaaattcgctgagaaaagttattaactaaagaagcagcatgacttcaaaacaagtggattttattattaatcatagtatcaggaatcaggaaccagaatatattggcttaaatggcacgttccccgtatgtagtcggggatttgtgccttgccgtgagttttcatcatttcctgagcggaaggaaaggacaaggaggtgtggggaagtcgaatcggaagggtgggaaaaataacagcacaaaacaaaaataaacaacaggtaagttaaactcacaagtagttcaacttgcctgcgaataagcctaaagctctttagtacattggataagaaactttagtatgtctctgagtttcagttgtccaaacatggtttcgtctatataaggacggctgcggactcgaaatcgcaattgcgctaccgctggacagttgcatatcagatgatatgaggattcacaaagatcacatgaaaaagactcagcgcgctgaatagttgccatgtgataaatgagtttgcagtggccggttaaagccctggtcagcttgccgcagtggagcttcgaaaaatgtaggagatttttcgaaaccactgggcatggttgttctagaaacgcctttgtttggcgacacgtttgtagatttctccaataattgcggtgctcggacgaagcccaggaccgtattttttcccttatccaacttatcgaaattgacagcgcgggctcaggaccaacgaagtcaatcgctgaacctgctctggccaattcgtcaacCCATTCattaccgcaatgtccgggcacccacacaaggtagatagtgttgacaaggcttagttcttcgatttgggttcggcaggcgatcactagcttggaccgggatttgtctgagctaagggccttgattgcagcctgactatcggagcagaagttaataactctgccggacaaactcagttgaagggccgattgcaccccgcacataatcgcaaagatttctgcttggaatacagtacagtatctacctagtgagtgagattgttccaatctcatttcacgacagtagacaccagttCCAGCACGTCCacccatcagagaaccgtcagtgtaacagaccacttgcgtttgttgttgtctttccataaagccagacaatcACTTCTCTCGAgaaggaatcttcacatggaatgtcctgtaaggaaaactacaagtgagtgtaatatcgctgggagcaagaatatcttcaccccatgtaaccatttctGACCACAAACGTATATGAcaggtagcaagatcaacatgattactgttccaaagcccagtaacctgcagtctgtatgcacatgatagtgcgtcttgtttgaggtgtatgtgtaatggtttgatatttagaagtgcctcaagagcagcagtcggagtcgtggagcaccagtcaacgccatgagcgccattctttgcagatggtttagctttgactggactgtcaccacctctcccctctgccaccacacaaggcatccgtatgacagtattggacgtacaattgttcTCTCCTGAGACTATCTTTCCCGCGAACTAACAATATAAATAGAAGGGCTTTCGGAAAAAGTATGGTTTTCAACCTTCTTCAAAAGTCTTTACAACAATGTTTTAATaacccatttcaatattttccaatgATAATACAATATAGTCTGAGTTTGTTCCATTTACTTGTAAATGCACACCAAGCTTAACGACAGTAAAACcatttatttattcaatttttccaGTTGATTTCAAGAGAAGTTTTCATTCTTCCTTTGGTTAACGATACTTGCAAAATTTGATAAGAAAAAGATTCTGCTCATAAGTATATTTTCCAGAGATGCGTTTCCTTTCCTTATTTCTTAAATAAACAATAACATGTTACACCACGGTTTGCAAAATATCATTGAATGTAGGGAAtggtattaaatatttttgaaatctaCTTTTATCGCAATATAGTAAatatgttttttaaaataaagaaaaaaagtgctTGAAAATAAATCAAGCTACTATGAAAACGTTTCTTTATTACTCTTTATTAGTcttatacaccaacaggcatACCAAAGCCCCAATGGTGTTGGTCTTAATAATAAACTTATTACTTCACACATTAGAACATATAACAAAAGCCAATAAACTCGCTTTTTGAGTTGGGTCCTTCTTACCGTCAGCCCTGAATTTATAGGAGAAAGAATCggtgaaaataattaaaacggCAGCGAAATGGGCTAAATCGTGTAAGGTTCACCAACCCCAGAATATTTGGCCAAATCAGAATCACAGATTAGAAAAGCATGAAAAATAATCAGTTGTGCAAAACGTTGTGGCGACTACGAAGAAAGAAATGATCGTACCTACAAAATCAAAATGGAACTATAAATgagcaaacaaaaataaaggTTGCAAGAACAGGGCATGTGTCGTAAGAGCCGCTttattagaatgtaaaaatcggaTACATATAAACTTTAATCGTAGAAATCGGACTAGGGCTTCTCGATGGAAAATCCTCGAAATTTATCCTGTTTTTACGAAGTATTGCTCTATAGCCGGTTTTTAATCGTGATTGTAACGATGTATCTTTTCATACGAATTCAGTTATTCAGATTTTCCAGGGGAAAACTTTTTACTGTTTTATGTTCAAAGACCTCAATCTGATTTTGACATTCTAATATATTCAAAGCGGAATTTATAAAGCATGTTCTGTCCCTGcgacatttattttcggtctttGATATAATTCttgctaaaaatgtttcacaattgCTAGCGATTTTGTGTTCTATTTTTACAGCAATTTGACGTTATTTTCAAACGTCACTGCTTGGTCTCAAATTTAGATTTCATTTATCGCAAACCTCTTTTGCACGGAATAATATACCTACAGCGAATGGGATAGACTTAAGCGGTTCGGAAAAATGAGCGAACTGCCTCAAAGGTACACTGGATCATTTCGTAATCCCTGCAAAAGTTTAGATGTCCAAGAGTTTTGGGACACTTAAATCTAGTGTGATACATTCGTATATTTAGTTATACGGTGTTAGTTGTCTGATGATCGAAGTTCACCTTaaataaatattcatttttggtGGTAGTTTCGTCTTTTTATGCTTCTATATAGTTTTATTCcacacacatttttttgttgtggAACGGCTGTTTGACtgtcaaatttttatttgtaagaTACATGTGTTAAATCAGAATATGGTATTCCTGTCTCGGGTGAATGCACAAAACATGCAGAAAAACAATAACCAATTCCTCCTTGAAAACAATTGTATTCGTGTTTTACAGGGAAGTATTTCTGTCATTGTCTCGGATTAAAAAATACCTTATCAATTTCAGTATACAACGgacaattttcgatattttgttgCATCATACATTTTCAACGGCAATCATCTACTTTCGATTATTGTAAAAATGAAGCCGTAGTGTTTCTTCTTCTGCTGATAATTATCTATCGTTGTACTTTAGGCTAATACTAGCCGGAATTATGTTTCATGTTTTTCTGAGGAGAAAATGAAGTCGAAGCGCTACTCGATCGACACCTGTATAGTAAAAATATGTTTCGGTTTTTGTTATTAACTTTTTGTATCCAAATTTATTCAGCTTTGATTTTGTATTGTCTGTATGAACATTGGCTTCCGCCCTAATTGTGAACGTGGTCGATttcttttcatttatttgaGAAAGTTGATCATCTCGATTACCTTTTTTCGGTTGGCGTACATATAGGCCTTTACTTCCCACAGCATATTGATGAGAGGTTCATCAATCTTTTCATCCATTGCGATATCCACCGACATCTGTGGGTTGAATCGATAGTACGGAACGCCAATCATGCTGCACCATGCGCGAGCCCGGTCTACCACCCGACCATCCGACGCCGTTGCCTGGTCAACTAAGAGGTTTCCTATATAAGAACGAATTAAAAGAACAAACGGGTGGTTTAAATTTATTACTTTATATTttagcgaccgaaaataaaagttgcaagtagagttgtggtaccggtaataccgatACCGAAAATCTCGGGAATACCGAGCCATTTTTGGAACCGTAAAACCAGTACTGATCAAAagtcagtaccggtattttcggtaccatacaaattttttatgaaatatatgggagcgggccatttggcataatggtcatttggcataattttgagaattgatcacactcaaggtcatttggcataacagacatttggcataacgtacATTTGGCATAGTTTTGCTAAGTGATCTTActgaaagtcatttgacataacATACGAATGTGTAGTTTATCAGGTGAATAACCCATAAGGTTAAAGCTGTACtaagcaataataataataatgtgttGTTATCTATTACCTATAATATTGATTACATTTCGagtgatttttttacattttataactgattttgccttctttccaatatgagcagttcttttgaatttcatttttgaagtttttgtgcTTGGTCATTCTTGCAATCATGGATTTTTGCTATGACATACGTTTTAGTAAAGTATAGTGTAGAACTGCGATCCACCCGACGTATGTTTTGGCTATTATTATTATGATCGCCAATGAGTTTTGATTTTCCATATAATCATACAtacgacccgccgtcggaagcggcggcccctcgcaagcaatcctgtgatccactcgtttgcccggattactcaaacataggggctataaatTAGTTTAAGAGCGACAGCGATATCGGACAGCACGCGACGTGAAGTGATGTGGCGTATCCACATTAGTCGTAAATGTTGTTTTATTAATTGGTAAAGAAGAATAatctaattaattttggttCAAGTTCAATTTTAGTGCTATTGGTAAACCAACtcatttaaagtcatttgaataTTTAGATAGTTGCCGTTATGCTCAAAAATGTGATCAACATGCCAGCTGCTTACAACTGCATAACTAACTTTCCCTCGAACGATGAACATTATTGTCAACATACAATCAAAATACATAATACATACAAGAAAGGATATACTCAAAAACATCCTGGTAATCAATAACTTTATCACTACATATACCTATGCTAAACGACCGTAATGCTAAATTAGTGTTTTCCTTAACCTAAAAATATTTGTACGGAAAGACTTTCAGCAGTAGCACGGCTCAAAACTATGCCGAATTACCTGCCTTCTCGAACAGTTTTAAATTATGTGTTTCCCCTTTAgttgaaaaaatggcaaatgacCTCCAGTGTGATCACTtcttaaaattatgccaaatgtccgttatgccaaatgatctTCAGTGTAATCAATTCTCAagattatgccaaatgaccattatgccaaataaccgttattccaaatgaccttatgccaaatgaccaaaTTCCAAATGACTATGCCAATTGACCCAGACCCGAAATATATGTAGACTATTGGTGGACCCGTTtccaaatatcggtctgcaatgTGGCTTTTAATTATATTGAACCATCTACTACATAAATCATTCAATTTAAGCCTTTGTGGggaaatgaggtggggccatcatcataataattcttgAAGCTAAACATTACTAACTCCCGTTATAGTGAACGATATGTTTAAATTCCTCCACTATTTggtcgaaataaaatttcaactagCTTCtattttatctataaaagaacgaacagcgatttagtagcttatAATTTGAaggttggtgaactgcttcgaaTGGTGCGATTCGTAATTTGTGGTGATCGGAAaagtcagcaaaactccatagttaaCAGGAAATTAGGAGCCTTATTTTGCATTAAAGTCAGCACTAATTTACAGCAAAACGATAATGCCGAGAAGAAATGCGACCAACGTACATGGATTTCCATTCTCATTTCGATTTACTGTTGATAATAGAGTTTCTTGCATTTACCATCTGCTGAAGTCGACTAaggtcgcaccgcttagcagttattgaattcaaagtggcctagatctcGAAATAAAAGAATGTGCCGCATTAGAAAAATACCATCTGTTGCAATTagacatcagtttgagcattcaatttcactttgaagcgtttctcgaatcttttgaaaaaaatattagagtACCGGTACtgggggcttcagtaccgtagtaccggttctcgccaaaatggatcggtactgcgaaccctacacATTATATTCAAAGTATCATCCGCCAGCTTTGTGGTGAGAACAATAGTATGTACTCATTACCTTAATAATTCTCTTGGTTCGTCTCCTTCCCAAGTGACTCGGCATTTTGATGAGTCTTGTGCAGGTTAAAAAttaagccggaagtcgccaccctggatttcaaaaaaagGCGCCAAGCataaatttctggtacctactcttcaagacaattccgacaatacccatattcaATGGGTTGTAGggaaccggatgtcgccatcttggatttcaaaatggcgtcaaacataaatttctagcacctactcatcaataccattccgaaaatacccatattaattgggttatagcgaatttcgctaaaccagaagtcgccatttttgatttcaaaatggcgtcaaaatcaatttctggtacctactcgtcaagaccattccgaaaatacccatattgattgggttatagcgaatttcgctaaaccggaagtcgccatctttaatttcaaaatggcgtcaaaaatcaatttctggcacctactcttcaagtccattccgaaaatatccatattgattgagttatagcgaatttcactaaaccggatgCCGCCTTCTTTGATTTCATGgcgttaaaaatcaatttctggaacctacttttcaagaccattccgaaaataccttcCAGGCctgtctcttccatctttccgaaaatcttctaagtcttttgcattcaaaaggacttatttaggaatattttttgcaaaaaccgtgttcattgcgaaatccgcgcaaaattaaaactgccaaaattcttcaagttctttgcatttaaaaggacttagaaatttttttcagaaaaagtcTGTCTTGCATTCAAACGGACttcgaatatttttgcaaaaaccgcgttaattggaaaatccgcgtaaaaaaaccgcgttgattggaaaatacgcgtaaaaaaacgcgttaattggaaaatccgcgtaaaaaaacctcgtaaaaaaaccgcgtaaaaaacctgggtgtacatACTATTGTTCTCACCACAAAGCTGGCGGAGGATACTTTGAATATGTGAAAATCTTTGGCAGCCCCGTTGTCAATCGGAAACAATCACTGTATCCAGAAATGCCAatgagacctgatcaggctgtaccaaacaatgATCTTGTCGGTGATGGAATACGAGAGTTTCTAtttccgctgcgaacatacatttcatcaaaccggagcgaatccaatattgttgtttgcgtatttgGGTTGTACTCGACCCATAGGATGAatctagaagtgctggcgggcgtcctttcGCTGAAGAATCGATTACTCATctgatgcgatatcttgaacccgttagtaattgcaaatttcgagaggcttcgAGAATCATCTGATTCGTATGAGTTAACAAACACGGGCTATAGCTGTTCGGAGGTCAACTTGTTTATTTGGCCAATCGTATTAATacgacaaatgataaatttcataaattctcggcagccggctgcccagagcaattattacatgatgaCGCTATTgacacacttactaacaactcgtGATACAtatggagatgcagaggattcttCGGTCTGTAGCAgcgacatgtatcggactaacattccttcctttcccagaagatctacATTCGGACGttgccggcgtcggtattgatcagcatgcagagATCAATATGGatatgttgttccaatgaacattttgcaatctgaattggttctggtcaataacggagtagcaaccacggGCGATCTTTTATGCTTATGTTCATCACAGCTTCCAAAAATTGCACATTCACCCAGACAAGGCGAGCAAATCAACAACTGCACCTCCCATCCTGACTCAAAAGGCATCCAAGCCCCAAAAAGTCGGACCAAATAAAGAACATCCCCTCCGAAACAACACTACACCAAAGACATccggcatcaaaaatacgaattccgATCCCCAAATGGTTCTCACACTCCGCAGAGAAACCCCCTCACCCCCACGCGGTCATGATTTGCTATTCGAAAGAATTTAACTCGTTAGTTGGATCGACTGATAAATGTTAGTCAGCCAGCGAATCAAGACCGTATAACTTGTAAAGGCCACTTTTTGGTTGACGATGTGGTCCACGTAGATTGggaaattcttaaaattttaaaactattgtTGGAGTTGCTTTGTTGAGATTTGTTCATGCAACGAACAAGAGTGACAATAAAATGGCCCAttggttttgattgtttttgtcaTAGATACTGAACTTTTAGTTCCTTCCACTGGATGTCATCGCATCATCAATCCGAGGCCCTACTGTCGGTCACACGAGCAAGACTGAACCCCTGCAGTGCCAGCCTCGCCGTCaaacattagaaaaaaaaatacaaacagcaaCAAACCAACAGCAAACATCAGACTGGGGCATGCAATAACCGAGGAAGAGAATTCGCCTCTGTATAAAAGAAGCAAGCTGAAATAGTAATTAATTTTACTTACCAATAGCAGAGATACCATAGGCCAGCTTAGCCGTGTCCCATATACTGTCCGGTCTGAAAACATCAATTTCCTTCAACTCAGTAACAGGAATCAGGCCAGTGCCAAGTGAAACTACAATTGAAACctgaaatgaaaatgataatgGTAAAACGTTCCGTAATCGTTAATATCGCTACATCATCAAAGCAAACAGAACTAACCGGTACCGCTTCCGCTTCCCGTCCAATACTCCTTAGCGCCATATTGTACTCGTGTATTTCAGTCAACGCATCTAGTGTTGGATTATTTGCTATTAGTCCCCCGTCCAGGAAGCGGCCAAACGCCCGGAAATATGATGGTGCTGCACCAGTTGCCCGGGCTGCTCTCCACACCAGTTGGTCTTCCGGTGGCGGCGGTGGCTGTCTTCGGCAATTGGAAGGAGTTGCTATTCCTAGAATATCACTAGCGCATTTATAATTACGGAAAAGGTGCAGATCAACTGGCTTCCGGTCGGCCATCACCCCTGTTACCATCAGTTTAGGATGTTTGATGTCAGACATAACGGTAAATTCACCGAGCTGCTCTTTTAGCACGGATTCCAGTAGATCGCTGGGATAGGGTCGTGAACCAACAAAGGCTTGGTCTTTCATACGTAAGTATAAACACATGCACTGCTTCATTGTTTTTCCGCAACCGAGGCCGAGCGCCAGTATCCCTCCGGTGCTTGTTCCGGCAATCCAATCGAACAGATGCGAGATTGGTGTTTGtgcgagtttttcaatttccagcAACATTTGAGCTAGAACCAGACCACGGATTCCACCTCCATCTAGACAAAGAATACGCCCGCGGCCATGATGCTCTTCAGAATTATATGCTGGAATAGCGGACGAACTATTGGGAACATCTTCGATAATCATCGGTTCATCGCCTATATCTACGGAATGTTTCTCTGTAGGCGAGGATTTAGATGAGCTTGGAGACGTCGGTTTGGAAGCTGCTTGAACTTTATTGGTAAACATAGACAACAGCGCATCCATCATGCTGGCTCCTTTTCGTTCTTGCGTGACATCAACGGTTTTCAGTTCCTCTCTTGCTTCTCTTTCTTCGCGCACTGTCTTGATTGTATTGGAGATAAGGCTCGGTATGCTATTTCGGCCGGGTCGTGTCGCACTGGCAAGCATTTGTTGAATGTGCTCGCGCTGTTCTGTTGTTTCCGGTTGTGCCGGTGGGATTCCATTGTAGGTTCCTTTGTTCATACATCCCGGCGGGCATTTGCTTCCCCCCGTGTCCGGGCACCGTTTCGCTCCGATCGAATGCAAAAT carries:
- the LOC131687100 gene encoding 85/88 kDa calcium-independent phospholipase A2 isoform X2; the protein is MAWLGIGALASGLALQRLLGGDAPPNKVLEVKNDAYINLHVLHRDDAMRLYAPNNGTNEKKMVYEIVLERPHSETINTSYSLYRATTQTEAEEKFEAFHQRLPELVKMVREMYNINGLQKLCDTLIEHPSWSLAHIIAFFNLVDYVANPKIVESLDDPDHADLLTPLQIATKANNIEMVKALLPVSRIENLDNNSNSVFHYAASTTKEMINLLSAKSTANLNHCNADGYTPLHLACLADKPDCVKALLLAGADTNKMAKCASNAYNQTATTSNVADFLVSNPNKLFTQDMKHGGTPLHWSSSREVLNSLIERGCDVNLINFNGQTPLHVMVTRDRLECVVALLAHEAEIDVVDHNGNTPLHIAVEKKLIPIVQCLVVFGADVNKPNKECKTPRHMVGKDDSGSKEAMILYILHSIGAKRCPDTGGSKCPPGCMNKGTYNGIPPAQPETTEQREHIQQMLASATRPGRNSIPSLISNTIKTVREEREAREELKTVDVTQERKGASMMDALLSMFTNKVQAASKPTSPSSSKSSPTEKHSVDIGDEPMIIEDVPNSSSAIPAYNSEEHHGRGRILCLDGGGIRGLVLAQMLLEIEKLAQTPISHLFDWIAGTSTGGILALGLGCGKTMKQCMCLYLRMKDQAFVGSRPYPSDLLESVLKEQLGEFTVMSDIKHPKLMVTGVMADRKPVDLHLFRNYKCASDILGIATPSNCRRQPPPPPEDQLVWRAARATGAAPSYFRAFGRFLDGGLIANNPTLDALTEIHEYNMALRSIGREAEAVPVSIVVSLGTGLIPVTELKEIDVFRPDSIWDTAKLAYGISAIGNLLVDQATASDGRVVDRARAWCSMIGVPYYRFNPQMSVDIAMDEKIDEPLINMLWEVKAYMYANRKKVIEMINFLK
- the LOC131687100 gene encoding 85/88 kDa calcium-independent phospholipase A2 isoform X1; protein product: MLNGLWKNPAIGERDLLQALQRLLGGDAPPNKVLEVKNDAYINLHVLHRDDAMRLYAPNNGTNEKKMVYEIVLERPHSETINTSYSLYRATTQTEAEEKFEAFHQRLPELVKMVREMYNINGLQKLCDTLIEHPSWSLAHIIAFFNLVDYVANPKIVESLDDPDHADLLTPLQIATKANNIEMVKALLPVSRIENLDNNSNSVFHYAASTTKEMINLLSAKSTANLNHCNADGYTPLHLACLADKPDCVKALLLAGADTNKMAKCASNAYNQTATTSNVADFLVSNPNKLFTQDMKHGGTPLHWSSSREVLNSLIERGCDVNLINFNGQTPLHVMVTRDRLECVVALLAHEAEIDVVDHNGNTPLHIAVEKKLIPIVQCLVVFGADVNKPNKECKTPRHMVGKDDSGSKEAMILYILHSIGAKRCPDTGGSKCPPGCMNKGTYNGIPPAQPETTEQREHIQQMLASATRPGRNSIPSLISNTIKTVREEREAREELKTVDVTQERKGASMMDALLSMFTNKVQAASKPTSPSSSKSSPTEKHSVDIGDEPMIIEDVPNSSSAIPAYNSEEHHGRGRILCLDGGGIRGLVLAQMLLEIEKLAQTPISHLFDWIAGTSTGGILALGLGCGKTMKQCMCLYLRMKDQAFVGSRPYPSDLLESVLKEQLGEFTVMSDIKHPKLMVTGVMADRKPVDLHLFRNYKCASDILGIATPSNCRRQPPPPPEDQLVWRAARATGAAPSYFRAFGRFLDGGLIANNPTLDALTEIHEYNMALRSIGREAEAVPVSIVVSLGTGLIPVTELKEIDVFRPDSIWDTAKLAYGISAIGNLLVDQATASDGRVVDRARAWCSMIGVPYYRFNPQMSVDIAMDEKIDEPLINMLWEVKAYMYANRKKVIEMINFLK
- the LOC131687100 gene encoding 85/88 kDa calcium-independent phospholipase A2 isoform X3, with amino-acid sequence MLNALQRLLGGDAPPNKVLEVKNDAYINLHVLHRDDAMRLYAPNNGTNEKKMVYEIVLERPHSETINTSYSLYRATTQTEAEEKFEAFHQRLPELVKMVREMYNINGLQKLCDTLIEHPSWSLAHIIAFFNLVDYVANPKIVESLDDPDHADLLTPLQIATKANNIEMVKALLPVSRIENLDNNSNSVFHYAASTTKEMINLLSAKSTANLNHCNADGYTPLHLACLADKPDCVKALLLAGADTNKMAKCASNAYNQTATTSNVADFLVSNPNKLFTQDMKHGGTPLHWSSSREVLNSLIERGCDVNLINFNGQTPLHVMVTRDRLECVVALLAHEAEIDVVDHNGNTPLHIAVEKKLIPIVQCLVVFGADVNKPNKECKTPRHMVGKDDSGSKEAMILYILHSIGAKRCPDTGGSKCPPGCMNKGTYNGIPPAQPETTEQREHIQQMLASATRPGRNSIPSLISNTIKTVREEREAREELKTVDVTQERKGASMMDALLSMFTNKVQAASKPTSPSSSKSSPTEKHSVDIGDEPMIIEDVPNSSSAIPAYNSEEHHGRGRILCLDGGGIRGLVLAQMLLEIEKLAQTPISHLFDWIAGTSTGGILALGLGCGKTMKQCMCLYLRMKDQAFVGSRPYPSDLLESVLKEQLGEFTVMSDIKHPKLMVTGVMADRKPVDLHLFRNYKCASDILGIATPSNCRRQPPPPPEDQLVWRAARATGAAPSYFRAFGRFLDGGLIANNPTLDALTEIHEYNMALRSIGREAEAVPVSIVVSLGTGLIPVTELKEIDVFRPDSIWDTAKLAYGISAIGNLLVDQATASDGRVVDRARAWCSMIGVPYYRFNPQMSVDIAMDEKIDEPLINMLWEVKAYMYANRKKVIEMINFLK